The DNA region GAAGAGTGGAGAAAAGTCTATTACCTGCGGACTTCACATTTAACTTCTGTGCAATATGGGCTGTTGCCTCCATTACAGGTTGGGTTGCCAGGGCTACAAACTGATTGTACATCAAGGAAGGTGCATTCTCCAACAGCACAGAACACTTTAAGTTGATGAAGGAGTTCCCCGCTACAATGACTCGCACCTCCTTCTGTGCTCTCCCATCAATGAGTTGGCCGTATTTTCGAAAACGCTCTGCAGTCTTCGTCATGCTTTGTTCTCTGCCGGCCTCCTCTGACATCAGGTCATCCAGGGAAATAATGAGGTGGGCTTTATAGAAAGCATCTTCCAAACTGGTGTGTACGGTCGCCTTGTGCAGCAGGGGAAGAGCCATGTCCTCAACCTCCATCCTGAGGCCCTGCAGTGCCTCACTGTCCCCTTCTACATCTAGCAAGTGGAGGTGGATTTTGGGGGAGTTTCGAAACATACCAGGCTCAAGCAGTAGGGGAATCAGGTGGTAACAGGTGGAGGACAGTGAACTGCAGGTTTAGGAAAACAGAAATTTTGTCTAATTTTAGAATTTCGGGACTTTACTGAAGAGTTTAATGCTGaagcatccatttcccaaaggTTTTGCAACACTAAGATGGTTGTACTTTACACTGAACTTTAACTCACAATTGTTGTTGTGCTACATCAGGGGTGCCCAATACGTCAATCACGATCACTCGCGAAGGTAGAGTGGGGAGATCGcatggcatgaaaaatagaggaTGGATGACGCGTTTAACCGCGCCAGCTGCCGCAAAACTCCAGCAAGCAACAGAGTCGCCTCAAATTAGCCTCCagtttatttctactaaacttaagaaagGGTATAAAAATTAATGGGGGAGCTGGACCAGGTAAGAAGCCGAaaacctaccacttccatatGGAATGAATGGAGGAcattttgtttgtaatgtcATATTCAAAGTGCATTTgcctcatctgtcagtctaccattgctattcTGAACAAGGGAAATGTGGAGGAGCGGCATTTTAGGACTGTTCATAAAAACTACGACATTAACTTCCCTTCGAAAAGCGAGCTGAGAatgagaaaggtgaaggaactaaaatcccagttcaattcaaaaatgctttatttttcaCAAAGGGAAACTAAATacaataataatccatccattcatccattttccaaaccgcttatcccactaggtcacggggggtccggagcctatcccggaagcaatgggcacgaggcagggaacaacccaggatggggggccagcccatcgcagggcacactcacacaccattcactctcacatgcacacctacgggcaatttagcaagtccaattagcctcagcatgtttttggactgtggggggaaaccggagtacccagaggaaaccccacgacgacatggggagaacattcaaactccacacacatgtgacccaggcggagactcgaacccgggtcccaggggtgtgaggtaacagtactaaccactgcaccaccataccgcccaaaaataataataataataataataataataataataataataataataataaaaaagaagaagaagaagaataaaGAATACTAGGTATATctatacataaatatatgttttgcatttttatagtaaGTAGATCATTTTGCCTCGGTCATTTATAAATAGCTCGCAAACTGAAATAGTGTGGGCACCCATGTACTACATGGTGTATTTGAAAGTGTAGCACAACTGAAGCTCTGTAAGACAAGTTAAAATGTCCTTCATACCAGAAGAGTAGATGTTGGGAAAAAAAAGCTAGTCAAAAGAGTTATTTTGATCTCTCTGGCCATTACTGTCATGTTTCAGCCTGTCTCTACcatttctggatgtggctgccTTTCACTGTGTCCTCCCTTTCCTGAAGGACAGTGTGTGGTTCTCTGAATTAAGACTCTGCCTCTGACTGAAAGGCCACGGCTTGTGGCCGGAAGACTGACGGGCCCTTGAAAAAGTCCCTGAATCCCAGTTTCTccggggactggctgaccccgcTCTCTAATCCCCCACTTGTGCATCACTTAGGACAAAAGCATCAACTAAGTATGCAGATTGAATCCAGGGGCACTTTAAACAGGGTGGAAGCCCTGAATGATTCAGAGGGTCTGGACATTAACAGGAGCCCTGGAACATGCCAGTGGTCTGGAGCTGGGGATCCAAGATTTTTAGTGTTACCCCTCCTGACCTAACCTCCCAAACGTGCTTCATCCGTACCTGCTAATCCAGATGTGCAGTGGTTTAATGAGGCTCTGGCAGTGGACCTCATCCTTCATGCACTGCTCTTTTATCTCCAGGTTCTCCGCTGCAACCTTCATCATCAGCTCATCAGTCATATCTGAGGTGATACCATAGTACCCCTTCAAAAGTGATGAGGGGATTATTCCTCAAGAACTTTCAATTAAAAGTGTATAACACAATAAAATGATATTAATACCTGAATATGGTCCAGGAATTCATTTAAACCCCCAAGCAACAAGCCCTTCCCTCCACGGTCAATCAATTCCCTCCAGACTATAGGAGAACGATCATGGGTCCAGCCATTGTCTTTACAGGTCGCCTCCAGCCATTGCTTCAGAGGAGGAATAGAAGAGTGAGATCAACAAGTGTCTCACCACTTTGAGAAAAATGTAATTCTGCTCCCACCCACTCCTGGTAAATGTCACGAGTTCCGGCTGAAGCAAATATTGTGAAAGTGTGCTAACAGAGAGCTCCGAAGTGACCAGAAAAGAGCTTAAGAGCAACAAATCAAGGATGacagggcacaaatacttagcaATACCTCGATTACTATCTGAAGTACAACTCATGAACCAATATAGGTGCTAGTTGAGGTACAAaatgtcacgattcattaatgatgaacaaacatgagatcagtatttcacttgtgttattcatcacTTGTTCCTTCGGTAGTTCACAAAGCTTTACAAAATTAACAgacatagtaacaaatatagtaactaatTAAGACTTAATTGTGGTTATTTAATACATaggtaatagcataatactatatcCTATTATTTGTGCCTCATCAAGTAAAGCATTACCCTTTTTGTTTATAAAATAGTAGCAAATAAGCTGAATTAGAATGTGCAGCATTCAAGCTCATTTTAGAGGACTAATCTAGAACGCGGTAACTAACGCCTCTGCTTGTGACGTTTCTATTTATTATGAAACTTGTATTTCTTGGTAAAGGTCAAGGATTCCTTCGTCAAAACAAAGTCCATAGTTTTTTGTGTATCATTTTCACTGTGTGTTACATGAATTTCATTGCCGTTATCCCCTTATGTATTGAACTGAATAATGACGGCATAAAACAGCACTGAGTATTTGAGCGCTTGATGAGAAGACAGCGTTCGCGGGAAGCTGGAATTAACATATTTATGCTTGCATCTTTTAGAGCTTTATCATGCCATTTTTTTCTTGAAGGGGACCAAATATTTATAAATGGTAAACTCTGAAGTTTAAGATCTCATCAGTAGCCAGAACACACGATTTAATCCCTCTGATTTTAAATATGTTTGTGGGAGACGTTTGTAAATGTCATCCAACTGACTTGTGTCGACATGCAGGTAATAGCAGTGAATAACACTGGGATTGTGAAGAATATTAGGGTGGCCATACAGCCTCCTTTTGAGACCTAAGAATGCGTAAAATGCCCGGAATTCCGTTTTGTTTCATGTGTCATGGCATTTGCTTTATACAGTCCGAATACTTTCTGTGTGCGTATTTGTGTTGCTTTGACGCCTCTCTTTCCGTCCTGCCTCCGATAACTCCTTTTTCGCAAAGcaaaatgtggttttcctaaTAACATGCTTAAAAAAATCTTCCAGCTTCCATCTCTTTTAATAGCTACCTGCCAGTCCTTTGGGTGCTGACAGATTTTATAAATCTGGAAGTTTGGTAGGTTTCTCTGCAGTAAGTCTGACAGATGCTCGGCTTTGGCATAGTTTGGGCAGTCAGCTTTGCCTACGAACAATACAATTAACATGGATAAAGACATTAATATTAATCGTGAAAACAATCAGTCCAACTAAGGAAGTAGCGTACCTATTATATACCAAACGTTACTTAAAAGCAATCACCAGATGTTATGATGACAATCAACATTTGCTTTGAAAACGGGTTTTTAATTCTTACCTGCTAGCACAAATTTTGCCATGCTTGTTTGGATAGTTGCTTGCTGGTTGCTTGGTAACCAGTTGGCGTTACATTGTAGGATTCGGTGGGAAACAAGAGTTAGTCGTGAAATTGTATTCGTTTCGATAGATATTTCTCATTGCAGGGAATATCAGTAACAGGTTCGAGGTTTTCACGCTACACTGTGATACTTTACAAACTGGGTTGCAGGTAAATAAAATTGAGACCCCATAGaagggcacccccccccccttctataATGCTGCATTTTGGAATGTATAAGCAAAATGAGTGTTTCTGTACATAAATCCAGCTTCTGTTTATAGATAGATACTATATTGATCCCATTGATCAAATTAACAGAGTGATGAGCATTGTCATAGAGCTGACAATAGTTCTGATTGTACTGGAAAGCAGTGGTTTCTGAAACAGCAGTTGTAATAATGATAGTTGTAATTGAAATGATAATTATTTTAATACTAATGGTTTGCTTTGGCCAGCACTGGGACTACTGGCATCAACAGTAAAAAATTACCAGCTGTATTTATGAGCAACTACTGGTATAGTACCATCAATAGTTATGATAGTAGTCATTTTTGTGCATGCTATTGTTTCAGTTGTAGTAGTTTCAGTAGTACTGCTGACTTTTAAACAACATTCTAGAAGTACGGAACACTACTAGAAGGTCACCTTACAGAGGTGGGGCATTGCATTGATATGTAGGCTGTGTAGAGTAGTTTGACGGTTGGCGTATAGGTACTTTAGAAATGGTAAAGTACACCAGGGCTTGCAAGTCTCACGGATTGACCATGAGACAcacgcatttcaaccagttcacatgctcacacGCCACACCTTGTGCTTCTCACCCTGAGAAGTAAGGGACAAGACCCACCAGAGTGTCATGTTATATAGAATTAATGGACGATGCACAGTACATTTCATAACTGTCCTGAGTTATACAGAGTTAATAGCCATCTACCAGCCAGTCATAAAATAGCATTTGTCGTTTCTgggtaaattaaaaaataagttACATGTGATCCCGCTGCAAGCATGTCATTACAGGGAAGCGCATATACATGGAGTGCAGACAAGGTGGGAGTGGCAGAGCAAGAGCCAATGAATGTGGTAGGCGGGGCTCTCAAGTCTCATGCATTGACCGTGAGACACACGTTTCGCCCCAATtatctaca from Brienomyrus brachyistius isolate T26 chromosome 1, BBRACH_0.4, whole genome shotgun sequence includes:
- the mdh1b gene encoding putative malate dehydrogenase 1B; translation: MAKFVLAGKADCPNYAKAEHLSDLLQRNLPNFQIYKICQHPKDWQQWLEATCKDNGWTHDRSPIVWRELIDRGGKGLLLGGLNEFLDHIQGYYGITSDMTDELMMKVAAENLEIKEQCMKDEVHCQSLIKPLHIWISSSLSSTCYHLIPLLLEPGMFRNSPKIHLHLLDVEGDSEALQGLRMEVEDMALPLLHKATVHTSLEDAFYKAHLIISLDDLMSEEAGREQSMTKTAERFRKYGQLIDGRAQKEVRVIVAGNSFINLKCSVLLENAPSLMYNQFVALATQPVMEATAHIAQKLNVKSADVTNVILWGDISGTYHIDLQKAKVFQYEGAVQGPPAFSQAVLEVIHDRIWLETDFLDLLSTHHAKLLAKTKRTAALSAASGIVTVLGAWNFGSAPGEILSLGVLSTGQFGIPAGLVFSLPVSFQHGAWLVPHDISIDDHLKIKLQAAAFQLQAEKDSIKIQ